In Sulfuracidifex metallicus DSM 6482 = JCM 9184, a single window of DNA contains:
- the pyrC gene encoding dihydroorotase, translating to MWLKGKFFLSGEIVEACVEFDTQIRNIRNNCKPDLETPNDTIVVPGAVDMHVHVRGMELAYKEDVTSATKEATYGGLTLIVDMPNTSPYVRDKKTIKEKLSEFEYYSRCNYGIYSGVPNEGENVEDMPIAGYKIFPEDLWKKETENILKNSRKLKILHPEVPLYLFRGTRLSWMELASLYMVSGGKRVHITHATTIDTIAISKKMGFTVDMTPHHMIVDGERDCLSKVNPPIRDITERNKLIQGIHEVDALVSDHAPHAKWEKNMPYEVCPPGIAGLSFTVPFVFSLSFKGIISLGRAVQLVSTNPSKILGIKYGEIANEYPANFTVIKRENWRYHTVFSKTTYTPMDGYPLDARVYMTIVRGKVAFLDGEPLPVKGANVFDKNS from the coding sequence TTGTGGCTTAAGGGAAAGTTCTTTCTTTCTGGAGAAATAGTTGAGGCATGCGTTGAATTCGATACACAAATCAGAAACATAAGAAATAACTGCAAACCGGACCTAGAGACTCCAAACGATACAATAGTAGTTCCAGGAGCTGTGGATATGCACGTTCACGTAAGGGGAATGGAATTGGCATATAAAGAGGACGTCACTTCGGCTACCAAGGAAGCAACTTACGGTGGATTAACACTTATTGTAGATATGCCAAACACATCTCCATATGTCAGAGACAAGAAAACAATCAAGGAAAAACTGAGTGAATTTGAATATTATTCCAGATGCAATTACGGAATCTATTCTGGAGTCCCAAATGAAGGAGAAAACGTAGAAGATATGCCAATAGCAGGTTATAAAATATTTCCTGAAGATTTGTGGAAGAAAGAAACCGAAAATATTCTAAAAAATTCTAGGAAGCTCAAGATTTTACACCCTGAAGTTCCTTTATATCTGTTCAGGGGAACCAGACTATCTTGGATGGAGCTTGCTTCACTTTACATGGTAAGTGGAGGAAAAAGAGTTCACATAACTCACGCAACCACAATAGATACAATAGCAATTTCGAAGAAGATGGGATTTACGGTTGATATGACACCACATCACATGATAGTAGATGGAGAGAGGGACTGTCTATCCAAAGTAAACCCTCCAATAAGAGATATAACTGAAAGAAACAAGCTAATACAAGGAATTCACGAAGTGGACGCCTTAGTGAGCGACCATGCACCACATGCGAAGTGGGAGAAGAATATGCCTTATGAAGTATGCCCGCCAGGGATAGCTGGCCTCTCATTTACTGTACCTTTCGTATTTTCCTTATCGTTTAAAGGAATTATATCCTTAGGAAGAGCAGTGCAGCTTGTCTCGACTAATCCTTCTAAAATTTTGGGAATTAAATACGGTGAAATTGCCAATGAGTATCCTGCAAACTTCACAGTAATAAAGAGGGAGAACTGGAGATATCATACTGTCTTTAGTAAGACAACTTACACTCCAATGGATGGATATCCTTTAGACGCAAGAGTTTACATGACGATTGTCAGAGGTAAAGTAGCGTTCTTAGACGGAGAACCTCTTCCAGTTAAAGGGGCGAACGTATTTGATAAGAATAGCTAA
- the pyrD gene encoding dihydroorotate dehydrogenase PyrD, whose amino-acid sequence MIRIANVEMNDFITVASGIVPDVLDYVDRVCEVVKPASITLKTLTKNPIEPHKAPTVAKLHDGCYINAIGLGNPGLEFLKYMNRWGKCQFIVSIGGSSVKEISEVASKVKNFGEIIEVNLSSPNRRGFGESMSAYAKEVTQAVKDVVGKKPVFIKLGPWDSILEIAGKALEGGADGLTLINTLKGMKIDLNSLSPMLSYGTGGISGKCIHSLAVRIIHDVYKEYNTEIIGIGGVFSWEDAIELMSVGAKMVGIGTAILELGLAIVPKIREGVEEYLAEKGLRLCDVIGKAVRK is encoded by the coding sequence TTGATAAGAATAGCTAACGTTGAAATGAACGACTTTATTACAGTTGCGTCAGGCATAGTCCCAGATGTTCTAGATTACGTAGATAGGGTTTGTGAAGTTGTAAAGCCTGCCTCCATCACGCTTAAGACATTGACGAAAAATCCCATTGAACCGCATAAAGCTCCCACAGTCGCAAAGCTTCACGACGGTTGTTATATAAATGCCATAGGATTGGGCAACCCTGGTCTGGAATTCCTTAAGTACATGAATCGTTGGGGAAAATGCCAGTTCATAGTCAGCATTGGGGGTTCTTCGGTGAAGGAGATTTCAGAAGTAGCCTCAAAGGTTAAGAACTTCGGCGAAATAATAGAAGTTAACCTAAGTAGCCCAAACAGAAGGGGATTTGGAGAATCCATGTCTGCGTATGCAAAGGAAGTAACACAAGCTGTGAAGGATGTGGTGGGTAAAAAACCAGTCTTTATAAAACTTGGGCCTTGGGATTCCATTCTAGAAATAGCAGGTAAGGCACTTGAGGGTGGAGCAGATGGATTAACGCTTATAAACACATTGAAGGGAATGAAGATAGATCTAAACTCGTTGTCTCCAATGCTCTCTTATGGGACTGGAGGAATTTCAGGGAAATGCATTCACTCTTTAGCAGTGAGGATAATTCACGACGTTTACAAGGAGTACAACACAGAAATTATAGGAATAGGAGGAGTCTTCTCTTGGGAGGACGCAATAGAGTTAATGTCTGTTGGCGCAAAGATGGTTGGAATTGGAACAGCGATTTTGGAACTTGGTTTAGCAATAGTCCCGAAGATAAGAGAAGGAGTAGAAGAATACCTTGCAGAA